One genomic region from Paramicrobacterium agarici encodes:
- a CDS encoding L-rhamnose mutarotase, with protein sequence MPQSEPVENAVPRRERVCFLMHLKPDRVEDYLAVHEHVWPDMLDALRRTGWHNYSLFLRAEDGLVVGYLETDDYERAQREMAETDVNARWQATMAEYFVSESNPDAASERLTEYFHLA encoded by the coding sequence ATGCCGCAGAGCGAACCCGTCGAGAACGCCGTGCCGCGTCGTGAGCGCGTGTGCTTTCTCATGCACCTCAAGCCCGACCGCGTCGAGGACTACCTCGCGGTGCACGAGCACGTGTGGCCCGACATGCTCGACGCGCTGCGCCGCACGGGCTGGCACAACTACTCGCTGTTTCTGCGCGCCGAGGACGGTCTTGTCGTGGGCTACCTCGAGACCGACGACTACGAGCGAGCGCAGCGTGAGATGGCCGAGACCGACGTCAACGCGCGCTGGCAGGCGACGATGGCCGAGTACTTCGTGTCGGAGTCGAACCCCGATGCCGCGAGCGAGCGGCTCACCGAGTACTTCCACCTGGCGTAG